The Dyella jiangningensis genome includes a window with the following:
- a CDS encoding putative bifunctional diguanylate cyclase/phosphodiesterase, with amino-acid sequence MRLTLFVVTTIVAIQLVTAALVTQITRHQLIAEGKHQLAVSADAFVSQLDDISARVAESVQILALDYALRAAIAQHDQDTVLSVLRNHGRRVDASRMLMVGLDGAIQADTAGTATLQRFPFPDMLDRAFSQRTAAVVALDGKAYWMVVVPIYAPQPVALVAAGIPIDDAFLARMLRRSTLPTDIQLIAPSGASHWQSLARSSTRADLLGGLAEQPLDGEPTLERVDGREYLVLSRPLSLQPHSTPVRALIAYSLDDALRPYRSVLSTWFVLLALGLLVGLAGAWLIARGISRPVEALAASVRRIERGDYSLPPPIERSDELGQLGGAFAAMTQAIRQREERIRFQALHDAVTELPNRNAAEATIQQSLQEQTGGALLMVGLTRMPEIIKTVGHALGDRLMRDAALRIVAATQGFVARASDTAFLVWLPGVDRGGVVAQALHLLEVLNKPYQEPDISVDATPAVGIAEFPFHAHTASALLQRAEVALLAALRTPEAVAFYDAGNDPHRPERLSLMGDLRAAISRNEVALHYQPKLNLRHGTVESGEALLRWRHPRLGPVAPDAFITLAEETGNIHRVTRWALAHAVAQLQRWSTDGLHVQVAVNLSARDLHDQDLPRRIADLLALHRVQPRWLRVEVTESAVIGEPTVAIQVLSELSDLGLCIAIDDFGVGESSLAYLRRLPVHELKIDKMFVQRLGTDIEDRLIVRSIIELAHRLGYSVTAEGVEDEAALAYLVEAGCDYAQGHYIAAAMPADRFASFVAEYTAGSTS; translated from the coding sequence ATGCGGCTCACCCTGTTCGTCGTGACGACCATCGTCGCGATCCAGCTGGTGACAGCCGCGCTGGTCACCCAGATCACGCGCCACCAGCTGATTGCCGAAGGCAAGCATCAGTTGGCCGTTTCAGCCGATGCCTTCGTCAGCCAGCTCGACGATATTTCCGCCCGCGTGGCGGAAAGCGTGCAGATCCTGGCGCTCGATTACGCCTTGCGCGCCGCCATCGCCCAGCACGACCAGGACACCGTGCTGTCGGTGTTGCGCAACCACGGCCGGCGCGTGGACGCCTCGCGCATGCTGATGGTGGGGCTGGACGGCGCCATCCAGGCCGATACCGCCGGCACCGCCACACTCCAGCGCTTTCCGTTTCCCGACATGCTGGACCGCGCCTTCAGCCAGCGCACCGCCGCCGTGGTGGCGCTGGACGGCAAGGCGTACTGGATGGTGGTGGTGCCCATCTACGCGCCACAGCCGGTGGCGCTGGTCGCTGCGGGCATACCGATCGACGACGCTTTCCTCGCGCGCATGCTGCGCCGCTCCACGCTGCCCACCGACATCCAGCTCATCGCGCCTTCGGGCGCTTCGCACTGGCAGTCACTGGCCCGCAGCAGTACGCGCGCCGATCTGCTCGGAGGCCTGGCAGAGCAGCCGCTGGATGGCGAACCCACGCTGGAACGCGTGGATGGCCGCGAGTATCTCGTGCTGTCGAGGCCACTGAGCCTGCAGCCGCACAGCACGCCGGTGCGGGCGCTCATCGCCTATTCGCTGGATGACGCGTTGCGGCCTTATCGCTCGGTGCTCTCGACCTGGTTCGTGCTGCTCGCGCTCGGACTGCTGGTCGGCCTGGCGGGTGCCTGGCTGATCGCACGCGGCATCTCGCGCCCGGTGGAAGCGCTGGCTGCATCCGTGCGCCGCATCGAGCGCGGCGATTACAGCCTCCCACCGCCCATCGAGCGCAGCGATGAACTGGGCCAGCTTGGCGGTGCCTTCGCCGCCATGACGCAAGCGATCCGCCAGCGCGAGGAGCGCATCCGCTTCCAGGCGCTGCATGACGCCGTGACTGAGCTGCCCAACCGCAACGCCGCCGAGGCCACCATCCAGCAAAGTCTGCAGGAGCAGACCGGTGGCGCGCTGCTGATGGTGGGCCTCACGCGCATGCCCGAAATCATCAAGACGGTAGGCCATGCGCTGGGCGACAGGCTCATGCGCGATGCAGCGCTGCGCATCGTCGCCGCCACGCAAGGCTTCGTGGCGCGCGCCTCGGACACCGCGTTCCTGGTCTGGCTGCCGGGCGTCGATCGCGGCGGCGTGGTCGCTCAGGCGCTGCATCTGCTGGAAGTACTCAACAAGCCCTATCAGGAGCCGGACATTTCGGTGGATGCGACGCCTGCCGTGGGCATCGCGGAGTTTCCCTTCCATGCGCATACCGCCAGCGCACTGCTGCAACGGGCGGAGGTGGCGCTGCTTGCGGCCTTGCGCACGCCCGAGGCGGTGGCGTTCTACGACGCGGGCAACGACCCGCATCGACCGGAGCGTCTCTCGTTGATGGGCGACCTGCGCGCGGCGATCTCGCGCAACGAGGTCGCGTTGCACTACCAACCCAAGCTCAACCTGCGTCATGGCACGGTGGAAAGCGGCGAAGCGCTGTTGCGCTGGCGTCATCCACGGCTGGGGCCGGTGGCACCGGATGCCTTCATCACGCTCGCGGAGGAGACCGGCAACATCCACCGCGTGACGCGTTGGGCGCTCGCCCATGCGGTGGCGCAGCTGCAGCGCTGGTCCACGGACGGGCTGCACGTCCAGGTGGCCGTCAACCTCTCGGCACGCGACCTGCACGACCAGGACCTGCCGCGCCGCATCGCCGACCTGCTCGCCCTCCACCGCGTGCAGCCGCGCTGGCTGCGGGTGGAGGTGACCGAAAGCGCGGTGATCGGCGAGCCGACCGTGGCCATCCAGGTGCTGAGCGAGCTGTCGGACCTGGGCCTGTGCATCGCCATCGACGACTTCGGCGTGGGCGAATCCTCGCTGGCTTACCTGCGCCGCCTGCCGGTGCACGAACTGAAGATCGACAAGATGTTCGTGCAACGGCTCGGCACGGACATCGAAGACCGCCTGATCGTGCGTTCGATCATCGAACTGGCCCATCGCCTGGGTTACAGCGTGACGGCCGAAGGCGTCGAAGACGAAGCGGCACTGGCCTATCTCGTCGAAGCGGGCTGCGACTACGCCCAAGGCCACTACATCGCTGCCGCCATGCCGGCGGATCGCTTTGCCAGCTTCGTCGCGGAATACACGGCAGGGTCGACCTCATGA
- a CDS encoding M48 family metallopeptidase, with translation MTQHLEGDWLELATASGSTIRVLKAAHPRARRLRLTVTPKGARVSYPHGTHPSQVSAFLRHHADWLERKLDELHLIVKPLPPLRVGVTTEFPFRGETVQLDWADGPYPRVDAGEGTLTLVIPRPHTRALPVARGLLASYFEGQIRRDVSRWLAGYVPMLGLAPTALRVRPMKSLWGSLDTRDRINLDLALALAPPNALKYVLAHELCHLKVRSHAPRFWAQVENLFPDWREQRDWLRLNGAWLKTELDRLVADVAD, from the coding sequence ATGACGCAGCATCTCGAAGGCGATTGGCTGGAATTGGCCACCGCAAGTGGAAGTACCATCCGCGTGCTCAAGGCCGCGCATCCGCGCGCGCGTCGCCTTCGGCTCACCGTGACGCCCAAGGGCGCACGCGTGTCGTATCCGCACGGCACGCATCCGTCACAGGTCAGCGCTTTTCTTCGCCATCACGCCGACTGGCTGGAACGCAAGCTTGATGAGCTTCACCTCATCGTCAAGCCGCTGCCGCCATTGCGCGTGGGGGTGACCACCGAATTTCCCTTTCGCGGCGAAACCGTGCAACTGGATTGGGCCGATGGCCCGTATCCGCGCGTGGATGCAGGCGAGGGCACGCTCACGCTGGTGATACCGCGTCCGCACACGCGCGCCTTGCCGGTGGCGCGCGGCCTGCTCGCTTCGTATTTCGAAGGCCAGATCCGTCGCGATGTTTCGCGCTGGCTCGCCGGCTACGTGCCGATGCTCGGGCTCGCGCCCACCGCGCTGCGCGTGCGCCCGATGAAAAGCCTGTGGGGCAGCCTCGACACACGCGACCGCATCAACCTCGATCTCGCCCTCGCGCTCGCGCCGCCGAATGCACTCAAATACGTGCTGGCGCACGAGCTGTGCCACCTCAAGGTGCGTAGCCACGCGCCGCGCTTCTGGGCGCAGGTGGAAAACCTCTTCCCCGACTGGCGCGAACAGCGCGACTGGCTACGCTTGAACGGTGCGTGGCTGAAAACTGAGCTGGATCGGCTGGTCGCCGACGTCGCCGACTGA
- a CDS encoding recombination-associated protein RdgC: MFFRNLTLFRFSPAVAEDLNRLDEALGDHRLRPCGPMEMGTKGFVPPVGRGDEAPLTHAVNACTMVTVGSEDKLLPGSVVNDELARRVQKIAEEEGRKVGGRERKRLKEDVLNELVPRAFIRSSRMRAYVDKKLGWLVLDTSSRKSAENALTQIREALGSFPAVPLAPEEGPRVLMTDWLATGNLPAGLALGDEVELRDPASATGAIAKCRRQDLDSEEVKEHLRNGKQVFQLGLTFDERMSFVLGEDLIVRKLKFLDVVTDELGDSHPDAAAEADATFALLTLELERLLGKLEEWFGLPRPAEG, from the coding sequence ATGTTTTTTCGCAATCTCACGCTGTTCCGCTTTTCCCCCGCCGTTGCCGAAGACCTGAACCGCCTCGACGAAGCGCTGGGCGACCATCGCCTGCGTCCCTGCGGCCCGATGGAAATGGGCACCAAGGGCTTCGTGCCGCCGGTGGGTCGTGGTGACGAAGCGCCGCTCACCCATGCCGTCAACGCCTGCACCATGGTCACCGTGGGCAGCGAAGACAAGCTCCTGCCCGGTTCGGTGGTGAACGACGAACTTGCCCGCCGCGTGCAGAAGATCGCCGAAGAAGAAGGCCGCAAGGTCGGCGGCCGCGAGCGCAAGCGCCTCAAGGAAGACGTGCTCAACGAGCTGGTGCCACGCGCCTTCATCCGCAGCTCGCGCATGCGCGCCTACGTGGACAAGAAGCTGGGCTGGCTGGTGCTGGACACATCCAGCCGCAAGTCGGCCGAAAACGCCTTGACCCAGATCCGCGAGGCCTTGGGCAGCTTCCCCGCGGTGCCGCTGGCGCCGGAGGAAGGCCCGCGCGTGCTGATGACCGACTGGCTGGCCACCGGCAACCTGCCGGCCGGCCTGGCCCTCGGCGACGAGGTGGAACTGCGCGACCCCGCCAGCGCCACCGGCGCCATCGCCAAGTGCCGTCGCCAGGACCTGGACAGCGAAGAGGTCAAGGAGCACCTGCGCAACGGCAAGCAGGTGTTCCAGCTGGGTCTCACCTTCGATGAGCGCATGAGCTTCGTGCTGGGCGAGGACCTGATCGTCCGCAAGCTGAAGTTTCTGGACGTGGTCACCGACGAACTGGGCGACAGCCACCCGGACGCCGCCGCCGAGGCAGACGCCACCTTCGCCCTGCTGACCCTGGAGCTGGAACGCTTGCTGGGCAAGCTCGAAGAGTGGTTCGGGCTGCCCCGTCCCGCCGAAGGCTAA
- a CDS encoding aromatic amino acid transaminase codes for MSHFAAVEMVPGDPILGLSEAYVADTRPGKVNLGVGIYYDEQGRIPLLRAVREVEQALALEAKPRGYLPIDGLATYNVATQKLVFGEDSPLLAAGRVATAQTIGGSGALRIGADLLKQVLPIAKIAISNPSWENHRVVFGSAGFEVLTYAYYDAATHGLDFPGMLADLGKLEPGTVVLLHACCHNPTGVDLNAEQWQQVVELVKERKLLPFIDMAYQGFDVGIDADATAVRLFAASGIEAFIVANSYSKSFSLYGERVGALSVVGKDRDEAARVLSLVKRTIRSNYSSPSTHGGALVSGVLNSTELKAMWEQELAEMRERIHAMRAGMVEKLAAAGAPQFAFIQEQAGMFSYSGLTKAQVDRLREEYAIYAVGTGRICVAALNRANLDTVVNAVAAVSR; via the coding sequence GTGTCGCACTTTGCAGCTGTTGAAATGGTCCCTGGCGATCCGATCCTGGGACTTTCCGAGGCCTACGTGGCCGATACCCGCCCGGGCAAGGTCAACCTGGGCGTGGGCATCTATTACGACGAACAGGGCCGCATCCCGCTGCTGCGCGCCGTGCGCGAAGTGGAGCAGGCGCTGGCGCTGGAAGCCAAACCGCGCGGCTACCTGCCGATCGACGGCCTGGCCACCTACAACGTCGCCACCCAGAAGCTGGTGTTCGGCGAAGATTCGCCGCTGCTGGCCGCCGGCCGCGTGGCCACCGCGCAGACCATCGGCGGCAGCGGTGCGCTGCGCATCGGCGCCGACCTGCTGAAGCAGGTACTGCCCATCGCGAAGATCGCCATCAGCAACCCGAGCTGGGAAAACCACCGCGTGGTGTTCGGCTCGGCCGGCTTCGAAGTGCTGACGTATGCCTACTACGACGCCGCCACGCACGGCCTGGATTTCCCCGGCATGCTCGCCGACCTCGGCAAGCTGGAGCCGGGCACCGTGGTGCTGCTGCACGCGTGCTGCCACAACCCGACCGGCGTGGATCTCAACGCAGAGCAGTGGCAACAGGTGGTGGAGCTGGTGAAGGAGCGCAAGCTGCTGCCCTTCATCGACATGGCTTACCAGGGCTTCGACGTCGGCATCGATGCCGATGCCACCGCCGTGCGCCTGTTCGCCGCGTCCGGCATCGAGGCATTCATCGTCGCCAACTCGTACTCCAAGTCGTTCTCGCTGTATGGCGAGCGCGTGGGTGCGCTGTCGGTGGTGGGCAAGGATCGTGACGAAGCCGCGCGCGTGCTGTCGCTGGTGAAGCGCACCATCCGCTCCAACTACTCCAGCCCCTCCACGCATGGCGGCGCGCTGGTGTCGGGCGTGCTCAACAGCACCGAGCTGAAGGCGATGTGGGAGCAGGAGCTGGCCGAGATGCGCGAGCGCATCCACGCGATGCGCGCCGGCATGGTGGAGAAGCTGGCCGCGGCGGGTGCGCCGCAGTTCGCCTTCATCCAGGAGCAGGCGGGCATGTTCTCCTATTCCGGCCTCACCAAGGCTCAGGTGGACCGGCTGCGCGAGGAATACGCCATCTACGCGGTCGGCACCGGCCGCATCTGCGTGGCGGCGCTCAACCGCGCCAACCTCGACACGGTGGTGAACGCCGTCGCCGCGGTCAGCCGCTGA
- the ttcA gene encoding tRNA 2-thiocytidine(32) synthetase TtcA: protein MSAAQPDAIRKQHYEAAKLAKRLRHQVGQAVADFNMIEGGDKVMVCLSGGKDSYTLLDILLSLQAKAPVRFELIAVNLDQKQPGFPEHVLPEYLTARGVPFHIIEQDTYSTVTRVIPEGKTMCSLCSRLRRGALYHWAAANGITKIALGHHRDDILGTFFLNLFYQAQLKAMPPKLRSDDGRHVVIRPLAYCKEADIAEYAEARAFPIIPCNLCGSQENLQRKAVKRMMEDWEKTQPGRAENIFRALGNVSPSQLADRNLFDFAALGAREGVARAEAHQWLAGSPEEP from the coding sequence ATGTCCGCCGCCCAGCCCGACGCCATCCGCAAGCAGCACTACGAGGCCGCCAAGCTGGCCAAGCGCCTGCGTCATCAGGTGGGCCAGGCCGTGGCCGACTTCAACATGATCGAAGGCGGCGACAAGGTGATGGTGTGCCTGTCGGGCGGCAAGGATTCGTACACGCTGCTGGACATCCTGCTTTCACTGCAGGCCAAGGCGCCGGTGCGCTTCGAGCTGATCGCGGTGAACCTGGACCAGAAGCAGCCGGGCTTTCCCGAGCACGTGCTGCCCGAATATCTCACCGCGCGCGGCGTGCCGTTCCACATCATCGAGCAGGACACCTACAGCACGGTGACCCGGGTCATTCCCGAAGGCAAGACCATGTGCAGCCTGTGCTCGCGCCTGCGGCGCGGCGCGCTGTACCACTGGGCGGCGGCCAACGGCATCACCAAGATTGCGCTGGGCCATCATCGGGACGACATCCTGGGCACGTTCTTCCTCAACCTGTTCTACCAGGCGCAGCTCAAGGCGATGCCGCCGAAGCTGCGCTCGGACGATGGCCGCCATGTGGTGATCCGCCCGCTGGCGTACTGCAAGGAAGCGGATATCGCGGAATACGCCGAGGCGCGCGCGTTCCCGATCATCCCGTGCAATCTCTGCGGCTCGCAGGAAAACCTGCAGCGCAAGGCGGTCAAGCGCATGATGGAGGACTGGGAGAAGACCCAGCCCGGCCGCGCCGAGAATATTTTCCGCGCGCTGGGCAACGTGTCGCCGTCCCAGCTTGCCGATCGCAACCTGTTCGACTTCGCCGCGCTTGGCGCGCGCGAAGGTGTCGCCCGCGCCGAAGCGCATCAGTGGCTCGCCGGATCGCCGGAAGAGCCGTGA
- a CDS encoding YdcH family protein, protein MQVQDQAEIAHLLAELRVEHRDLDVAIEHLASSMSRDELQITRLKKRKLLLKDHIARLESRLIPDLDA, encoded by the coding sequence ATGCAGGTCCAGGACCAAGCCGAAATCGCCCACCTGCTGGCCGAACTGCGCGTCGAGCACCGCGATCTCGACGTCGCCATCGAGCACCTCGCCTCGTCGATGAGCCGCGACGAACTGCAGATCACCCGCCTGAAGAAGCGCAAGCTGCTGCTGAAAGACCATATCGCCCGGCTGGAAAGCCGGCTGATCCCCGACCTGGACGCCTGA
- a CDS encoding GNAT family N-acetyltransferase: protein MPTLTPLRLEDDHVVLEPLEAAHAPALEAAAADGELWNLWFTSAPAPGEAADYIAKALKGQATGAMLPFAVREKTSGDIVGTTRYYDFVPELPRVAIGYTWYAKRWQKSHLNTACKRLLFKHAFETLDCVAVELHTDHRNLDSQRAIERLGAQREGVLRNHKRRPDGGLRHTVCYSVIDSEWPDVARWLAMRLERLAG from the coding sequence ATGCCCACGCTCACCCCGCTTCGCCTGGAAGATGACCACGTCGTGCTCGAACCGCTCGAAGCGGCCCACGCACCGGCACTGGAAGCCGCGGCAGCCGATGGCGAGCTCTGGAACCTGTGGTTCACCAGCGCGCCGGCACCGGGCGAAGCGGCGGACTACATCGCCAAGGCACTGAAGGGCCAGGCCACCGGCGCCATGCTGCCCTTTGCGGTGCGGGAAAAAACCAGCGGTGACATCGTCGGCACCACGCGCTACTACGACTTCGTGCCGGAACTGCCGCGCGTGGCGATCGGCTACACCTGGTACGCCAAGCGCTGGCAGAAGAGCCACCTCAACACGGCCTGCAAGCGCCTGCTGTTCAAGCACGCCTTCGAGACGCTCGACTGCGTGGCGGTGGAACTGCATACCGACCACCGCAACCTGGACTCCCAACGCGCCATCGAGCGCCTCGGCGCCCAGCGCGAAGGGGTGCTGCGCAATCATAAGCGCCGCCCCGATGGCGGGCTGCGCCACACCGTGTGCTACAGCGTGATCGACAGCGAATGGCCGGACGTGGCTCGGTGGCTGGCGATGCGACTGGAACGGCTGGCGGGCTGA
- the pssA gene encoding CDP-diacylglycerol--serine O-phosphatidyltransferase, with amino-acid sequence MNRSLPSPRGLARRLLSLRRRRGLDLSGHPNFAVPPAAITTLSGPAAFRATLLALIAQAQRRIVLVALYLQDDDAGREVLDALYAARAAHPSLSIEVYVDWHRARRGLIGKGASQGNAAMYRDYAQRLGEGVVVRGVPVQTRELFGVLHLKGFIIDDAVLYSGASLNDVYLAKHERYRLDRYHLLRHRALADSMVDFVARQFRDSDAVPRFDRLPLPRPRDMQEPIRRLRQSLQQARYEGASEVSGEGAITVIPLAGFGRGENPLNDALLALLREARHRVILLTPYFNLPRPVRAAIGQLLRRGCRLDIMVGDKTANDFYIPPDQPFSRIGLLPYLYESNLRQFARRHQGAIDSGQLNLWLWRDGNNSYHLKGLFVDEEWAVLTGNNLNPRAWALDLENGLLLRDPSRRLHEQHEAEWQALRRHATRLDHYRDLEGARSYPPEVRKLLKRLRRVRLDRLIGRLL; translated from the coding sequence ATGAATCGATCCCTGCCTTCGCCGCGCGGCCTTGCCCGCCGATTGTTGTCCCTGCGACGCCGTCGCGGCCTGGATCTGTCCGGCCATCCGAACTTCGCCGTGCCGCCTGCGGCCATCACCACGCTGAGCGGGCCGGCGGCTTTTCGCGCAACCCTGCTGGCGCTGATCGCCCAGGCGCAACGGCGGATCGTGCTGGTAGCGCTGTATCTGCAGGACGACGATGCCGGTCGTGAAGTGCTCGATGCGCTGTACGCCGCACGTGCCGCCCACCCGTCATTGAGCATCGAGGTCTACGTCGACTGGCATCGCGCGCGCCGCGGGCTGATCGGCAAAGGCGCCAGCCAAGGCAATGCAGCGATGTATCGCGACTACGCGCAGCGCCTGGGCGAGGGTGTCGTCGTGCGCGGCGTGCCGGTGCAGACGCGCGAGCTGTTCGGCGTGCTGCACCTGAAGGGCTTCATCATCGACGATGCCGTGCTCTACAGCGGCGCGAGCCTCAATGACGTCTATCTCGCGAAGCACGAGCGCTACCGGCTGGATCGCTATCACCTGCTTCGCCATCGCGCGCTGGCCGACAGCATGGTGGATTTCGTCGCGCGCCAGTTCCGCGACAGCGATGCCGTGCCGCGCTTCGATCGCCTGCCGTTACCCCGGCCGCGCGACATGCAGGAGCCCATCCGCCGCCTGCGCCAGTCGTTGCAGCAGGCGCGCTACGAAGGTGCGAGCGAGGTGTCGGGCGAGGGCGCCATCACGGTGATTCCGCTCGCGGGATTCGGGCGTGGCGAGAATCCGCTCAACGATGCCTTGCTGGCGCTGCTGCGCGAGGCACGTCATCGCGTGATCCTGCTGACGCCCTACTTCAACCTGCCGCGTCCCGTGCGCGCGGCGATCGGCCAGTTGCTGCGCCGTGGTTGTCGCCTCGACATCATGGTGGGCGACAAGACCGCCAACGATTTCTACATCCCGCCCGACCAGCCATTCAGCCGCATCGGCCTGTTGCCGTATCTCTATGAGAGCAACCTGCGGCAGTTCGCACGACGACACCAGGGCGCCATCGACAGCGGCCAGCTCAACCTGTGGTTATGGCGCGACGGGAACAACAGCTACCACCTCAAGGGCCTGTTCGTGGACGAGGAATGGGCCGTGCTCACCGGCAACAACCTCAATCCGCGTGCGTGGGCGCTCGACCTGGAAAACGGCCTGCTGCTGCGCGATCCGTCACGGCGACTGCACGAACAGCATGAAGCGGAATGGCAGGCGCTGCGCCGCCATGCGACGCGCCTGGATCATTACCGCGATCTGGAGGGGGCGCGCAGTTATCCGCCGGAAGTACGCAAGCTGCTGAAGCGGTTGCGGCGCGTGCGGCTGGATCGGTTGATCGGACGCCTGCTGTAA
- a CDS encoding biotin/lipoyl-binding protein — MKIQPQALLRFAITAVVVIVALLLGHALWRHYMYSPWTRDGRVRAEVVRIAPDVSGLVTRVSVIDNAEVKKGDVLFEIDPQRFQIALQQADANLNAAKAAARAAGANIDAVLASAAARKAEYDMRQEQATRREQLAEVVPKEERTDAKSAALTARAIWEQAQASGHQANASREQAEAAVVQAQVAVDRAKLDLERTEVRAPVDGYVTNLDVRVGDYAATGTPRLALIDRHSYCVYGYFEETKLPHLRVGDPVDIRLMSGGTHFKGRIIGVARGITDRDNPTGKDLLADVNPTFNWVRLAQRVPVRIAIDEASVPKDVVLAAGMTASIDVKPRRVLDKED; from the coding sequence ATGAAAATCCAGCCCCAAGCCCTGCTCCGATTCGCCATCACCGCCGTCGTCGTCATCGTGGCGCTGTTGCTGGGCCATGCCCTATGGCGCCACTACATGTACTCGCCCTGGACGCGCGATGGTCGCGTGCGCGCGGAAGTGGTGCGCATCGCGCCCGATGTATCTGGCCTCGTGACGCGCGTGTCGGTGATCGACAACGCCGAGGTGAAGAAAGGCGACGTGCTGTTCGAGATCGACCCGCAGCGCTTCCAGATTGCCTTGCAGCAGGCGGACGCCAACCTCAATGCGGCCAAGGCGGCGGCACGCGCCGCCGGTGCGAACATCGACGCCGTGCTCGCCAGCGCCGCGGCGCGCAAGGCCGAGTACGACATGCGCCAGGAACAGGCGACGCGCCGCGAGCAGTTGGCCGAAGTCGTGCCGAAAGAAGAGCGCACTGACGCCAAGTCTGCCGCGCTGACCGCACGCGCCATTTGGGAACAGGCGCAGGCCAGCGGTCACCAGGCCAATGCATCCCGCGAGCAGGCCGAGGCCGCCGTGGTGCAGGCACAGGTGGCGGTGGACCGGGCGAAGCTCGACCTGGAGCGCACCGAAGTGCGTGCGCCGGTCGACGGCTACGTGACCAACCTCGACGTGCGCGTGGGCGACTATGCCGCCACCGGTACGCCGCGCCTCGCGCTGATCGATCGCCACAGCTACTGCGTCTACGGCTATTTCGAGGAAACCAAGCTGCCGCACCTGCGCGTAGGCGATCCGGTGGACATCCGCCTCATGAGCGGCGGCACGCACTTCAAGGGGCGCATCATCGGCGTGGCGCGCGGCATCACCGATCGCGACAACCCGACCGGCAAGGATCTGCTCGCCGACGTGAATCCCACCTTCAACTGGGTGCGCCTCGCGCAGCGCGTGCCGGTGCGCATCGCGATCGACGAAGCCAGCGTGCCCAAGGACGTGGTGCTGGCGGCGGGCATGACGGCGAGCATCGACGTGAAGCCGCGGCGCGTGCTGGACAAGGAAGACTGA
- a CDS encoding DUF1656 domain-containing protein, with product MPREIALADALVPSILLVYLGCLLVLWVIDTIVGRYGLYRYVWHPSLFRVAVFFVLFGAVGLLLYP from the coding sequence ATGCCACGTGAAATCGCCCTGGCCGACGCGCTGGTGCCCAGCATCCTGCTGGTCTACCTCGGCTGCCTGCTGGTGCTGTGGGTGATCGACACCATCGTCGGCCGCTATGGCCTGTACCGCTATGTCTGGCATCCATCCTTGTTTCGCGTGGCCGTGTTCTTCGTGCTGTTCGGCGCCGTCGGCCTGCTGCTGTATCCCTGA